One Micromonospora eburnea genomic region harbors:
- a CDS encoding acyl-CoA dehydrogenase — MTHYKSNLRDLEFNLFEVFGADRTFGQAPYTDVDADTARSFLSEVDRLAREDLATSYADSDRNPPIFDPATHTAPLPASFKKSYQAFMDSEFWRLDLPETLGGTNAPRALWWSLAELVLGANAPIWMYASGPSFAHVLHVEGTERQREWAKLFIEKQWGSTMVLTEPDAGSDVGAGRARAIPQPDGSWHIEGVKRFITSGEHDLSENIVHYVLARPVGVEGVGGPGTKGLSLFVVPKYHFDEETGELGERNGVFATNVEHKMGLKVSNTCEMTFGEHGVPAKGWLLGDKHDGIRQMFMIIEYARMMVGTKAIATLSTGYLNALEYAKNRVQGADLIQSTDKTAPRVTITHHPDVRRSLLMQKSYAEGLRALVCYTASWQDKVAIAEAAGDEKATKLAKRVNDLLLPLVKGVGSERAYELLGHESLQTFGGSGFLQDYPLEQYVRDSKIDTLYEGTTAIQSLDLIFRKIVRDNGKALLAVAGEIQEFITSEAGNGQLKEERQALGKALAEIQNMLGVMTGWLGEAQGGEPRALYKVGLSSRRFLLAVGDLVVGWLLQKQADVALKALAGEVSAADRGFYTGKVAAARFFAREVLPRIGADRRIIEGADLEIMDLPEEAF; from the coding sequence ATGACCCACTACAAGAGCAACCTTCGGGACCTTGAGTTCAACCTGTTCGAGGTCTTCGGGGCGGACCGGACATTCGGCCAGGCGCCGTACACGGATGTGGACGCCGACACGGCCCGCAGCTTCCTTTCCGAGGTCGACCGCCTGGCCCGCGAGGACCTGGCGACCAGCTACGCGGACAGTGACCGCAACCCGCCGATCTTCGACCCGGCGACGCACACCGCGCCGCTGCCGGCGTCGTTCAAGAAGTCTTACCAGGCGTTCATGGACTCGGAGTTCTGGCGGCTGGACCTCCCGGAGACCCTCGGCGGCACCAACGCCCCGCGCGCCCTCTGGTGGTCCCTCGCCGAGCTGGTGCTCGGCGCCAACGCGCCGATCTGGATGTACGCCTCCGGCCCCTCGTTCGCGCACGTGCTGCACGTCGAGGGCACCGAGCGGCAGCGGGAGTGGGCCAAGCTCTTCATCGAGAAGCAGTGGGGCTCGACCATGGTGCTCACCGAGCCGGACGCCGGCTCGGACGTGGGCGCCGGCCGTGCCCGGGCCATTCCGCAGCCGGACGGCTCCTGGCACATCGAGGGCGTGAAGCGCTTCATCACCTCGGGTGAGCACGACCTCTCCGAGAACATCGTCCACTACGTGCTGGCCCGCCCGGTCGGCGTGGAGGGCGTCGGCGGCCCGGGCACCAAGGGCCTGTCCCTCTTCGTGGTGCCGAAGTACCACTTCGACGAGGAGACCGGCGAGCTGGGCGAGCGCAACGGCGTCTTCGCCACCAACGTCGAGCACAAGATGGGCCTGAAGGTCTCCAACACCTGCGAGATGACCTTCGGCGAGCACGGCGTCCCGGCCAAGGGCTGGCTGCTCGGCGACAAGCACGACGGCATCCGGCAGATGTTCATGATCATCGAATACGCCCGGATGATGGTCGGCACCAAGGCGATCGCCACCCTCTCCACCGGCTACCTCAACGCCCTGGAGTACGCGAAGAACCGGGTGCAGGGCGCCGACCTGATCCAGTCGACCGACAAGACCGCCCCCCGGGTGACCATCACCCACCACCCGGACGTGCGTCGCTCGCTGCTCATGCAGAAGTCGTACGCCGAGGGCCTGCGCGCGCTGGTCTGCTACACCGCGAGCTGGCAGGACAAGGTCGCGATCGCCGAGGCGGCCGGCGACGAGAAGGCCACCAAGCTCGCCAAGCGGGTCAACGACCTGCTCCTCCCGCTGGTCAAGGGCGTCGGCTCGGAGCGGGCGTACGAGCTGCTCGGCCACGAGTCGCTGCAGACCTTCGGCGGCTCCGGCTTCCTCCAGGACTACCCGCTGGAGCAGTACGTCCGCGACTCCAAGATCGACACCCTGTACGAGGGCACCACGGCGATCCAGAGCCTCGACCTGATCTTCCGGAAGATCGTCCGGGACAACGGCAAGGCCCTGCTGGCCGTCGCCGGTGAGATCCAGGAGTTCATCACCTCCGAGGCGGGCAACGGCCAGCTCAAGGAGGAGCGGCAGGCGCTCGGCAAGGCGCTTGCCGAGATCCAGAACATGCTCGGCGTGATGACCGGCTGGCTGGGCGAGGCCCAGGGCGGCGAGCCGCGGGCCCTCTACAAGGTCGGCCTGAGCAGCCGCCGGTTCCTGCTGGCGGTCGGCGACCTGGTGGTCGGCTGGCTGCTCCAGAAGCAGGCGGACGTGGCGCTGAAGGCCCTGGCCGGCGAGGTCTCGGCCGCCGACCGGGGGTTCTACACCGGCAAGGTGGCCGCCGCCCGGTTCTTCGCCCGCGAGGTGCTGCCCCGCATCGGCGCCGACCGGCGGATCATCGAGGGCGCCGACCTGGAGATCATGGACCTCCCGGAGGAGGCATTCTGA
- a CDS encoding DUF6458 family protein, with amino-acid sequence MGIGSGIFLIALGAIMTFAIRANVWWIDLRAVGWVFILAGLAVLLTTLWFWQDRRKRARTLIVEENRLSHPTAMMPPPPDPPPPTAPPS; translated from the coding sequence ATGGGCATTGGTAGTGGAATCTTCCTTATCGCGCTCGGCGCGATCATGACCTTCGCGATCCGGGCCAACGTCTGGTGGATCGACCTGCGCGCGGTCGGCTGGGTGTTCATCCTGGCCGGGCTGGCCGTCCTACTCACCACACTCTGGTTCTGGCAGGACCGGCGCAAGCGGGCACGCACGCTGATCGTGGAGGAGAACCGGCTCTCCCACCCGACGGCGATGATGCCGCCGCCGCCCGACCCGCCGCCGCCCACGGCACCGCCGTCCTGA
- a CDS encoding SixA phosphatase family protein has protein sequence MTDGRNQQRTLVLLRHAKAEQYRDVPDAERPLTARGHADAAAAGAWLARHALLPDLVLCSTARRTRQTWHGVALGMTGSPPEGGPAGSAPMVRYEAAVYEAQPDDLLELVRGVAPDTGTILLIAHNPGVSLLSGLLDPQRADPDGLRTSDLVVHRPTTRWGALAPAAAPITARHTARG, from the coding sequence ATGACGGACGGCAGGAACCAGCAACGGACACTGGTGCTGCTCCGGCACGCCAAGGCCGAGCAGTACCGGGACGTACCGGACGCGGAACGCCCGTTGACCGCGCGGGGGCACGCCGACGCGGCGGCGGCCGGCGCGTGGCTGGCCCGGCACGCTCTCCTCCCCGACCTGGTGCTCTGCTCGACCGCCCGGCGCACCCGGCAGACCTGGCACGGGGTGGCGCTGGGCATGACCGGATCCCCGCCGGAGGGGGGACCGGCGGGATCCGCCCCGATGGTGCGCTACGAGGCGGCCGTCTACGAGGCGCAGCCGGACGACCTGCTGGAGCTGGTCCGCGGGGTCGCGCCGGACACCGGCACCATCCTGCTGATCGCCCACAACCCGGGTGTCTCGCTGCTCTCGGGCCTGCTCGATCCGCAGCGGGCGGATCCGGACGGGCTGCGCACCAGCGACCTGGTGGTACACCGCCCGACCACCCGGTGGGGCGCCCTCGCGCCCGCCGCCGCCCCCATCACCGCCCGGCACACCGCCCGCGGCTGA
- a CDS encoding DUF6458 family protein, protein MGIGASIFLIALGAIFAFAVDANLGWLNLNVVGWVLMLAGVVGLITTLYFWNSRRRTVVAPPVREQVVAEPVVPAQDDRVVREEYREVRRPGYPA, encoded by the coding sequence ATGGGCATCGGTGCCAGCATCTTCCTCATCGCGCTGGGCGCGATCTTCGCGTTCGCCGTCGACGCCAACCTGGGATGGCTGAACCTGAACGTCGTCGGTTGGGTGCTCATGCTCGCCGGCGTCGTCGGCCTGATCACCACGCTCTACTTCTGGAACAGCCGGCGGCGTACCGTGGTCGCCCCGCCGGTGCGCGAGCAGGTCGTCGCCGAGCCCGTGGTGCCGGCGCAGGACGACCGGGTCGTGCGCGAGGAGTACCGCGAGGTACGCCGTCCCGGTTACCCGGCCTGA
- the trhA gene encoding PAQR family membrane homeostasis protein TrhA yields the protein MTTSAPLRLKPVDIGKPRMRGWLHTYAFFVALVCGIVLCSIAAVRPGLAPLVSCLIYSLTVCGLFGTSALYHRRVWSQRGYQIMRRMDHSMIFLFIAGTYTPFCSLLLNTRQATIMLGLVWGGALAGVALKLIWPHAPRWVSAPLYLALGWVAVAMLPQILRSGGVTALVLLIVGGAIYSVGAVFYALRRPNPWPTIFGHHEFFHACTLLAAICHHIAIYFALFA from the coding sequence GTGACCACCTCCGCACCGCTTCGGCTCAAGCCGGTCGACATCGGTAAACCCCGGATGCGCGGCTGGCTGCACACCTACGCGTTCTTCGTCGCACTCGTCTGCGGCATCGTGCTCTGTTCGATCGCCGCCGTCCGGCCCGGCCTGGCGCCCCTGGTCAGCTGCCTGATCTACAGCCTGACCGTGTGCGGTCTCTTCGGCACCAGCGCGCTCTACCATCGCCGGGTCTGGTCGCAGCGCGGCTACCAGATCATGCGCCGGATGGACCACTCGATGATCTTCTTGTTCATCGCCGGCACGTACACCCCGTTCTGTTCCCTGCTGTTGAACACCCGGCAGGCGACCATCATGCTCGGCCTGGTCTGGGGTGGGGCGCTGGCCGGGGTGGCGCTCAAGCTCATCTGGCCGCACGCGCCGCGCTGGGTGTCCGCACCGCTCTACCTGGCGCTCGGCTGGGTCGCGGTGGCGATGCTGCCGCAGATCCTGCGCTCCGGCGGGGTCACCGCCCTGGTGCTGCTGATCGTCGGCGGCGCGATCTACAGCGTCGGCGCGGTCTTCTACGCGCTGCGCCGGCCGAACCCGTGGCCGACCATCTTCGGCCACCACGAGTTCTTCCACGCCTGCACCCTGCTCGCGGCGATCTGCCACCACATCGCGATCTACTTCGCGCTCTTCGCCTGA
- a CDS encoding LamB/YcsF family protein, which produces MDLNADLGEGFGIWRLGDDEALLDLVTSANVACGFHGGDPSTMHRVCAGAAARGVAVGAQVGYRDLAGFGRRHIAYGFAELRDETIYQLGALDAFCRLFRTRVRYLKPHGALYHAAAGDEAQAAALVAAVSAYDHELPLLCPPGSVLAQLAVGAGLRAVAEGFADRNYLPNGTLVPRSAPNALVTDPDEVAVRAVQMATEGTVVAVDGSVVPCVVESICLHGDTPGAVRCAELVRAALIDAGVSLTPFG; this is translated from the coding sequence ATGGACCTCAACGCTGACCTCGGTGAGGGATTCGGCATCTGGCGGCTCGGCGACGACGAGGCACTGCTCGACCTGGTCACCTCGGCCAACGTCGCCTGCGGCTTCCACGGCGGCGACCCGTCCACCATGCACCGGGTCTGCGCCGGTGCCGCCGCGCGTGGGGTCGCGGTCGGCGCCCAGGTCGGCTACCGGGACCTCGCCGGCTTCGGCCGGCGGCACATCGCGTACGGCTTCGCCGAGCTGCGCGACGAGACGATCTACCAGCTCGGGGCGCTCGACGCGTTCTGCCGGTTGTTCCGCACCCGGGTCCGCTACCTCAAGCCGCACGGCGCGCTCTACCACGCGGCGGCCGGCGACGAGGCCCAGGCCGCCGCGCTGGTCGCCGCCGTCAGCGCGTACGACCACGAACTGCCCCTGCTCTGCCCGCCCGGTTCGGTGCTGGCCCAGCTCGCCGTCGGCGCCGGGCTGCGGGCGGTCGCGGAGGGCTTCGCCGACCGGAACTACCTGCCCAACGGCACACTGGTGCCCCGGAGCGCGCCGAACGCGCTGGTCACCGACCCGGACGAGGTGGCCGTCCGGGCCGTCCAGATGGCCACCGAGGGGACCGTGGTCGCGGTCGACGGCAGTGTCGTCCCGTGCGTGGTCGAGTCGATCTGCCTGCACGGCGATACCCCGGGCGCGGTGCGCTGCGCCGAGCTGGTCCGGGCCGCCCTCATCGACGCCGGTGTCAGCCTCACTCCGTTCGGCTGA
- a CDS encoding NHL domain-containing thioredoxin family protein, producing the protein MTASPRVRAPELRGRAWHNTGGRNLTLRDLRGRCVILDFWTFCCINCLHVLDELRPLEERYADVLVVIGVHSPKFEHEKDPDALAAAVERYGVHHPVLDDPELDMWQQYAAKAWPTLSVVDPEGYVVASMAGEGHAEGLARLIDELIATHEAKGTLHRGDGPYVPPAEPETTLRFPGKAVVLDGGNLLVSDSARHSLVELAPDGEKVLRRIGAGTRGHADGPAEVATFSEPQGLCLLPAHVAEVAGYDLVVADTVNHLLRGVKLATGEVVTVAGTGRQWRSTVDDHPHDARSIDLSSPWDVAWYDGRVVVAMAGIHQLWWFDPIKRTAGMYAGTTVEALKDGPLPEVWMAQPSGLSVSADGSRLWLADSETSAIRYVEGGMMHTAVGQGLFDFGHVDGPADRALLQHPLGVCALPDGSVLIADTYNGAVRRFDPATDQVATVADGLAEPSDVVLTGAGEVFVVESAAHRLTRLAPGALSAAGASTVDGPRHRLERKPTDVAAGELTLDVIFAPAPGQKLDETYGPSTRLVVSASPPELLVEGAGTGTELSRRLVVNGAVAQGVLQVTAQAATCDADVEHAACHLTRQDWGVPIRVVAAGATRLPLILRGLDES; encoded by the coding sequence ATGACCGCTTCACCCCGCGTCCGCGCGCCCGAGCTTCGTGGCCGCGCTTGGCACAACACAGGCGGACGAAACCTGACATTGCGGGATCTTCGAGGCCGCTGCGTCATCTTAGATTTTTGGACCTTCTGCTGCATCAACTGCCTGCACGTGCTCGACGAGTTGCGCCCGCTCGAGGAGAGGTACGCCGACGTGCTCGTGGTCATCGGCGTGCACTCACCCAAGTTCGAGCACGAGAAGGACCCGGACGCGCTGGCCGCGGCCGTCGAGCGGTACGGGGTGCACCACCCGGTGCTCGACGACCCCGAGCTGGACATGTGGCAGCAGTACGCGGCGAAGGCCTGGCCGACCCTGTCGGTGGTCGACCCCGAGGGCTACGTGGTCGCCTCGATGGCCGGCGAGGGGCACGCCGAGGGGCTGGCCCGGCTGATCGACGAGCTGATCGCGACCCACGAGGCGAAGGGCACCCTGCACCGGGGCGACGGCCCGTACGTCCCGCCGGCGGAACCGGAGACCACGCTGCGCTTCCCCGGCAAGGCCGTGGTGCTCGACGGCGGCAATCTGCTGGTCTCCGACTCGGCCCGGCACAGTCTGGTCGAGCTGGCCCCCGACGGCGAGAAGGTGCTGCGCCGGATCGGCGCGGGCACCCGCGGCCACGCCGACGGCCCGGCGGAGGTCGCGACCTTCTCCGAGCCGCAGGGGCTCTGCCTGTTGCCCGCGCACGTCGCCGAGGTGGCCGGGTACGACCTGGTCGTCGCGGACACCGTCAACCATCTGCTGCGCGGCGTGAAGCTGGCGACCGGCGAGGTGGTCACCGTGGCCGGCACCGGGCGGCAGTGGCGGTCGACGGTCGACGACCACCCGCACGACGCGCGCTCGATCGACCTCTCCTCCCCGTGGGACGTCGCCTGGTACGACGGCAGGGTCGTCGTCGCGATGGCCGGCATCCACCAGCTCTGGTGGTTCGACCCCATCAAGCGGACCGCCGGCATGTACGCCGGCACCACGGTCGAGGCGCTGAAGGACGGCCCGCTGCCGGAAGTCTGGATGGCCCAGCCCTCCGGCCTCTCCGTCTCGGCCGACGGCTCCCGGCTCTGGCTTGCCGACAGCGAGACCAGCGCGATCCGGTACGTCGAGGGCGGGATGATGCACACCGCCGTCGGTCAGGGGCTCTTCGACTTCGGGCACGTCGACGGCCCGGCCGACCGGGCGCTGCTCCAGCACCCGCTGGGGGTGTGCGCGCTGCCCGACGGCTCGGTGCTGATCGCCGACACGTACAACGGGGCGGTGCGCCGCTTCGACCCGGCGACCGACCAGGTGGCCACGGTGGCGGACGGGCTGGCCGAGCCGAGCGACGTGGTGCTCACCGGTGCGGGCGAGGTGTTCGTGGTCGAGTCGGCCGCCCACCGGCTGACCCGACTGGCCCCGGGCGCGCTCAGCGCGGCGGGCGCGAGCACCGTGGACGGCCCCCGCCACAGGCTGGAACGCAAGCCGACCGACGTGGCGGCGGGCGAGCTGACCCTCGACGTGATCTTCGCACCGGCGCCGGGGCAGAAGCTGGACGAGACGTACGGGCCGTCCACCCGGCTGGTGGTCTCGGCGTCCCCGCCCGAGTTGCTGGTCGAGGGGGCCGGGACGGGCACGGAGCTGTCCCGCCGCCTGGTGGTCAACGGTGCGGTGGCGCAGGGCGTGCTCCAGGTGACCGCCCAGGCGGCCACCTGCGACGCCGACGTCGAGCACGCCGCCTGCCACCTGACCCGGCAGGACTGGGGCGTCCCGATCCGCGTGGTCGCCGCCGGCGCCACCCGCCTCCCCCTCATCCTCCGCGGCCTCGACGAGTCCTGA
- a CDS encoding recombinase family protein, whose amino-acid sequence MSHHEHLADLYLRLSLDREGKTAIERQEADCRAWAARNGLEVRSVHIDRGRSGYKAVDRAGFDAAISALTTGTVGTLVVWKVDRLSRRGMGQVGQVLDQVEKVGGRIVFVQDGLDTSHQQSRLVLALLSEVARSESANIGLCVASAKAHLRSRGQWIGGQPPYGLAVAEDGRLDHNPHTAPTAREIAERAMDGEPLVRIARDLNAREIPSPRGGKWSVGTLSQVLKSPAFAGLLPETVKKDGKYTTKVVPWRDPETGETVVIGRGIITPAEQLQIVRVLEERTATDPLGRARGVRAQVSHLLTGFLRCGGCGGRMSALGKSYVCQARRLGHPCPAHTTALVAAVDRAVADGFITRLAATEPGDPLLEAVAKRWVARHDPEVVRERDTITTALDDANAALADLEDARYLRGEFVGPEAVQRWTRLHERLTARVAGLRRNLADFPLPEADISPLLDPVLSREVWEVATVPDRRDLLRLALNAVTVLPANGRRGYRFDPHARLRFTWAHESDPAPLDA is encoded by the coding sequence ATGTCCCACCATGAGCACCTAGCAGACCTGTACCTACGTCTATCCCTCGACCGCGAGGGCAAGACCGCGATCGAGCGCCAGGAGGCCGATTGCCGGGCCTGGGCTGCCCGCAACGGGCTGGAAGTCCGCTCGGTCCACATTGACCGGGGCAGGTCCGGCTACAAAGCCGTAGACCGCGCCGGGTTCGATGCCGCGATCTCCGCCCTCACGACCGGCACTGTCGGGACCCTCGTCGTCTGGAAGGTCGACCGCCTCTCCCGGCGCGGAATGGGCCAGGTCGGCCAGGTCCTCGATCAGGTCGAGAAGGTCGGCGGCCGGATTGTCTTCGTGCAGGACGGCCTAGACACGTCGCATCAGCAATCCCGCCTCGTTCTGGCGCTGCTGTCAGAGGTCGCCCGCAGCGAATCGGCCAACATCGGCCTTTGCGTCGCCTCGGCGAAGGCACACCTTCGCAGCAGGGGCCAGTGGATCGGCGGTCAGCCGCCGTACGGCCTGGCGGTCGCCGAGGACGGCCGGCTTGATCACAATCCGCACACCGCGCCAACCGCACGGGAGATTGCCGAGCGGGCGATGGACGGTGAGCCGCTGGTTCGTATCGCCCGCGACCTGAACGCCCGGGAGATTCCGTCTCCGCGCGGCGGGAAGTGGAGCGTCGGCACCTTGTCGCAAGTGCTCAAGTCTCCCGCGTTCGCCGGGCTGTTGCCCGAGACGGTCAAGAAAGACGGAAAGTACACAACGAAGGTTGTCCCGTGGCGCGACCCCGAGACGGGCGAGACGGTCGTGATAGGCCGGGGAATCATCACACCCGCCGAACAACTGCAAATCGTGCGAGTCCTTGAAGAGCGCACCGCCACCGACCCGCTCGGCCGCGCCCGGGGCGTCCGCGCCCAGGTCTCGCACCTCCTGACCGGCTTTCTCCGGTGCGGCGGTTGTGGCGGGCGCATGTCGGCGCTCGGGAAGTCCTACGTGTGTCAGGCTCGCCGCCTCGGCCACCCGTGCCCGGCGCACACCACGGCGCTTGTCGCTGCTGTAGACCGCGCCGTAGCCGACGGGTTCATTACCCGCCTGGCCGCCACCGAGCCCGGCGACCCGCTGCTAGAGGCCGTCGCCAAACGGTGGGTAGCCCGACACGACCCCGAGGTCGTCCGGGAGCGCGACACGATCACCACCGCGTTGGACGACGCGAATGCCGCCCTCGCCGACCTGGAAGACGCCCGGTACCTGCGCGGCGAGTTCGTCGGACCCGAGGCGGTTCAGCGATGGACCCGCCTACACGAACGCCTGACCGCCCGCGTCGCCGGGCTACGCCGCAACCTTGCCGACTTCCCGCTACCCGAGGCGGATATCTCCCCGCTACTCGACCCGGTCCTATCTCGCGAGGTGTGGGAGGTCGCAACCGTCCCTGACCGCCGCGACCTCCTCCGCTTGGCCCTGAACGCCGTGACGGTTCTCCCCGCGAACGGCCGCCGGGGTTACCGGTTCGACCCGCACGCCCGCCTTCGCTTCACGTGGGCCCATGAATCCGACCCCGCGCCCCTGGACGCCTGA
- a CDS encoding LppU/SCO3897 family protein: MTSEAPHRPGQEPGEVSSGAGGPAPYGDRPAQQDNGHPGAADLGWAPPPPAGSPAQPAPAWATPDDQRPAWAEQGGQPAAARASVQVPPAGEPGPWAASPQPAWGAPEQAGPAWGAPEQGTPAWAAAPPAASGEQSPPAWAAAPPNASPEPAQPAWSTPAEQAGSAWGAAPAPAAAQGEQPAWAQPGEPSARGAAQVPAPHEPWAANAGQQDAANTGGWNPSNGPQSDDPARSGGWPAASGPQEDHSGGWAAGAGAQQQDDPNRSGGWGGPPQDDPPAWGQPAEAAAPAWASAEPTARAAAKVSVPGAPADGGWPAAQDEPDRSGGWATGQPEAAQPWGAPDEQRPAWDAAQQHDQGRPADEPAQAGRASARASVSVPAADAPSARPGNQDNPAQWTPERPAIPDAEPWAPGEAWGRSAEPGPDEPPSNGWEPARAEESPIYQPAPGPGISPANAVPLPQQEQRVPGAALAASPPTDYAPPAQFEPAAQGYEPEQAGWGTPEPAREEPQSPAGPVVPGPRTAPDSGAAGAVSASASVPMSSRVTPPTDQPLHPAGVPAPQPRVYGRPTRPEPEEPPGQDAPNGFSESGPRFDEPGPQARFDEPDHPAGPNAYAEAPAVPSSPAGPPPFPPGVPNFVDPAGNNRPVNGVHPQNDARPDPFGGPAGQPNPFGGPGGQPDPFGGPGGQPDPFGGPGGQPDPFGGPGGQPDPFGGPGGQPDPFGGPGGQPDPFGGPGNQPNPFGGPGGQPNPFGGPGNQPNPFGGPGGQPNPFGGPGGQADPFGAAGGGRASVGVPGPGAMGEAGQGGFPPPAQPAPPEWSQGQANGPDQGRFDAFKPEAEPQAEAPTPKVRNGRVLIAVLVAAVLILAIPLGLLTLLGKIGGDDNEPAPFNPAVGSCVKQSGNSAAKADCAEPGAFKVVSKAEGKDKCADPAQPSVELQGVEGNRWLCLKPADK, translated from the coding sequence ATGACGTCCGAGGCCCCGCACCGACCTGGCCAAGAGCCGGGCGAGGTGTCGTCGGGCGCCGGCGGACCGGCGCCGTACGGCGACCGCCCGGCGCAGCAGGACAACGGGCACCCCGGCGCTGCCGACCTCGGCTGGGCCCCACCCCCGCCGGCCGGGTCACCCGCCCAGCCGGCCCCCGCCTGGGCCACCCCCGACGACCAACGCCCCGCGTGGGCGGAGCAGGGCGGCCAGCCCGCCGCCGCGCGAGCCTCCGTGCAGGTGCCGCCGGCCGGTGAGCCGGGCCCGTGGGCCGCTTCCCCCCAGCCCGCCTGGGGCGCGCCCGAGCAGGCCGGGCCGGCCTGGGGCGCGCCGGAGCAGGGGACGCCCGCCTGGGCCGCCGCCCCACCGGCGGCGTCCGGGGAGCAGTCGCCGCCCGCGTGGGCCGCCGCCCCGCCGAACGCTTCCCCCGAACCGGCCCAGCCCGCCTGGTCGACGCCGGCCGAGCAGGCCGGGTCCGCGTGGGGTGCCGCCCCCGCGCCGGCCGCCGCGCAGGGCGAGCAGCCGGCCTGGGCGCAGCCCGGCGAGCCGAGCGCCCGGGGAGCCGCCCAGGTTCCCGCGCCGCACGAGCCGTGGGCAGCCAACGCCGGCCAGCAGGACGCGGCCAATACCGGCGGCTGGAACCCGTCGAACGGTCCGCAGTCCGATGACCCGGCACGGTCGGGCGGCTGGCCCGCCGCGAGCGGCCCGCAGGAGGACCACTCCGGCGGCTGGGCCGCCGGTGCCGGCGCCCAGCAGCAGGACGACCCGAACCGGTCCGGCGGCTGGGGCGGGCCGCCGCAGGACGACCCGCCAGCCTGGGGCCAGCCGGCCGAGGCAGCCGCGCCGGCCTGGGCCTCGGCCGAGCCGACCGCCCGCGCCGCCGCCAAGGTGTCGGTGCCGGGCGCACCGGCCGACGGCGGCTGGCCGGCCGCCCAGGACGAGCCGGATCGGTCCGGCGGCTGGGCCACCGGGCAGCCCGAAGCCGCCCAGCCGTGGGGCGCGCCGGACGAGCAGCGCCCCGCGTGGGACGCGGCCCAGCAGCACGACCAGGGGCGACCGGCGGACGAGCCGGCGCAGGCCGGCCGGGCCTCGGCCCGCGCCAGTGTCTCGGTGCCCGCCGCCGACGCCCCGTCGGCCCGGCCCGGCAACCAGGACAACCCGGCGCAGTGGACGCCCGAGCGCCCCGCCATCCCGGACGCCGAGCCGTGGGCACCGGGTGAGGCGTGGGGCCGGTCCGCCGAGCCCGGCCCCGACGAGCCGCCGTCGAACGGTTGGGAGCCAGCCCGCGCCGAGGAGTCCCCGATCTACCAGCCCGCCCCGGGCCCCGGCATTTCCCCGGCCAACGCGGTGCCGCTGCCCCAGCAGGAGCAGCGGGTGCCGGGTGCGGCCCTGGCCGCCTCGCCGCCCACCGACTACGCGCCGCCGGCGCAGTTCGAGCCGGCCGCCCAGGGGTACGAGCCGGAGCAGGCCGGCTGGGGCACGCCGGAACCGGCGCGCGAGGAGCCGCAGTCGCCGGCCGGGCCGGTGGTGCCCGGCCCGCGTACCGCGCCGGACTCCGGCGCGGCCGGTGCCGTCTCGGCCAGCGCCTCGGTGCCGATGAGCAGCCGGGTGACGCCGCCGACCGACCAGCCCCTGCACCCGGCCGGCGTACCGGCCCCGCAGCCGCGGGTGTACGGGCGGCCGACCCGCCCCGAACCGGAGGAGCCCCCCGGCCAGGACGCCCCGAACGGCTTCTCCGAGTCCGGCCCGCGCTTCGACGAGCCCGGCCCGCAGGCCCGCTTCGACGAGCCGGACCACCCCGCAGGCCCGAACGCCTACGCCGAGGCCCCCGCGGTGCCGTCCTCCCCCGCCGGCCCGCCGCCGTTCCCGCCTGGCGTGCCGAACTTCGTCGACCCGGCCGGCAACAACCGGCCGGTCAACGGGGTGCACCCACAGAACGACGCTCGCCCCGACCCGTTCGGCGGTCCCGCCGGCCAGCCCAACCCATTCGGCGGGCCCGGCGGCCAGCCTGACCCCTTCGGTGGGCCCGGTGGCCAGCCTGACCCCTTCGGTGGGCCCGGCGGTCAGCCTGACCCCTTCGGTGGGCCCGGTGGCCAGCCTGACCCCTTCGGTGGGCCCGGCGGTCAGCCTGACCCCTTCGGCGGGCCCGGTGGCCAGCCTGACCCCTTCGGCGGTCCCGGCAACCAGCCCAACCCCTTCGGCGGGCCCGGCGGCCAGCCCAACCCCTTCGGCGGTCCCGGCAACCAGCCCAACCCCTTCGGCGGGCCCGGCGGCCAGCCCAACCCCTTCGGCGGTCCCGGCGGCCAGGCCGACCCGTTCGGCGCGGCTGGTGGCGGTCGTGCGTCCGTCGGCGTACCTGGGCCGGGGGCGATGGGTGAGGCGGGCCAGGGCGGCTTCCCGCCGCCGGCCCAACCGGCGCCGCCCGAGTGGTCGCAGGGCCAGGCCAACGGGCCGGACCAGGGCCGCTTCGACGCGTTCAAGCCGGAGGCCGAGCCGCAGGCCGAGGCGCCCACCCCCAAGGTCCGCAACGGCCGGGTGCTGATCGCCGTACTGGTCGCGGCGGTGCTGATCCTGGCCATCCCGCTCGGCCTGCTCACTCTGCTCGGCAAGATCGGTGGCGACGACAACGAGCCGGCTCCGTTCAACCCGGCCGTGGGCTCCTGCGTCAAGCAGTCCGGCAACAGCGCGGCCAAGGCCGACTGCGCCGAGCCGGGCGCGTTCAAGGTCGTCTCGAAGGCCGAGGGCAAGGACAAGTGCGCCGACCCGGCGCAGCCGAGCGTTGAGCTTCAGGGCGTCGAGGGGAACCGCTGGCTCTGCCTCAAGCCGGCCGACAAGTAG